Below is a genomic region from Dehalococcoidales bacterium.
AAAAAGAGGAGTATTTTAAAGCAACTTTCACATTGGGAGCAATTATTGGCGAAGTAGATATAGTCGGTTGTAGCTTCCGTTTTGGGGAGGAGCTCGACAACCTATATTCTCCCTGGCATGAACCCGGTCAATACGCTTTCATGATGGCAAATCCTCAGCTCTATGACAAACCGATCCCCTACCGCGGGCGACTCGGCTTTTTCGAAGTAAATCTTCCGGAAGTTAATAGTTGTCCCATTCTCAAAAAGCCGGCTGTAGGAGATAGGTGATGATTATTACAGATCCTGCAGAATATCGAATTGGTGACTTCGTTGTTGTCGATGGCGCTGGACCAGCGTTTACTGTGCTTTCCGGGACACTGGGGAGGTTCGACGAAGACTGGAAGAACCTTGAACGCAAACCCTGGCATACCGCTTTCATATCCAGGATAGATTCTGACGGCACCGTATGGGTAAGTGAGGCAAAGGGCGGGGTCGGGATTACAGAAAGCCGGCTGGACTCTTTCAAGGAGCCGTACCTGGTTTTCAGATGGTTCGATACTCCCCCGGATGCAGCTGAGGTCAAGGACTTTATTGATGAGTACCGCGGAGAGAAGTACGACAGCTTCTGGGGGTACCTGTTCGTCATTATCTGGTATTTCTGGAAATGGTGGCCATTTATAATTGACAAAAATTGGTATTGCTGGGAGTGGCTCTGGTTCTTCGCCCTCCGTTTTGGCAAGCCTATCGATAACGTGCACAAGTACCCGCTAATCACACTATTGCTTGTAAAAATAAAATACCCGGGTTATTAAAGATAACAGAGCTTATCTACATTATAGGAGGTGTAAATTGAAACGGAAAGAAATAATACTACTTGTTTTCTTCATCATCTTCTTCATCGCAGTTATAGATGTACCGTTTGGGATGATAGCCAAACCCCCAATGTGGTTTTATTTCGTTGCTCCCCCAGTAGCTTTCCTAATTTGCGGTCTTTTCAACATTTTGCTGGATATAATTATTCGGTGGGCAAAAAAATAGTCATATAGAGCTTATCTACATTAAAGGAGGTAGAAAATGTCTGAAAGAATAGTTTACATAATTAGAAAAACAAAACGGTGGAGTAATCCCTCTGATAACACTGAGAGATGCCCTTATTGTGGAATCAATGTCCCCCCTCACTGCGGACATCAATGTGACTACGAGATTGTAATCTGGAAAAGAACTGAGTAGAGAGCTTATCTACATGGGAGGGGAAAATGTCAGTTGAATTGTTAGATGGACCATGCAAGGGCGATTATCTGGTGAAGCGGTGTCCTATGTTTTTAAGAGCTGTGAAAAATGGGACTGGGGAGAACGACCTTC
It encodes:
- a CDS encoding ASCH domain-containing protein, with the protein product MKALSIRQPWAWLICAGYKDVENRSWYLHMPPLLNHPSYEKNVPMHIYVHAGKISDVEKTGNGCSTERYILAMLKEEQKEEYFKATFTLGAIIGEVDIVGCSFRFGEELDNLYSPWHEPGQYAFMMANPQLYDKPIPYRGRLGFFEVNLPEVNSCPILKKPAVGDR